The Lepidochelys kempii isolate rLepKem1 chromosome 20, rLepKem1.hap2, whole genome shotgun sequence sequence ccctcttatcccatgacaacttaatttacctaagagcctttggtgagggaccttgtcaaaggctttctggaaatctaagtatactatgtccattggatcccccttgtccacatgtttattgACCACCTCAAAGAACTCTCTATCCATCCCCCTACGCTCCCCTCTGTCCACCCATCCCCCTATGCACTGGACTGTCTGTCCATCCCCCTATCTGTCTGTCCCTCTGCATGACTGTCcatctgtgacgaagtgggactgttcttaatgtttcctctgaatagtgtgggggtgcctcagtttcccctaggcagttcttaagtatctagggggtgaggtaagggtgtatgatcgttgcagatccctagagggcaggtgtgtgcaggggtctggacacagagaatggccgacaccctgtttcctggccactgatggcctgggcccttccccctgcaaggtgagagctaaagggttggagaacaaaggaatccggtgacctcctggcccgggaaagggacaaagcccagaggaggaggggctggagggagtttcagtttggggctggctggaaacatggagtgaagggcagacgtggttgtctggctcagtgccccccaaaatggacccagctgaggggtcctgttctctgcacctacaagctctgtgttagaccatgctcctgtcgtctaataaacctcctgTTTCCCCGGCTGGcggagagtcatgtctgactgcggagttggggggcaggaccctctggcccccccaggaccccgcctgagcggactcgctgggggaagcgcacggaggggcagaggaggctgaatgctccgaggtcagacccaggaaggtgaagCCGGGTGAgttgtgtgtcctgcagacaggctgctcccagagaggaggctccccagagtcctgcctggcttcgtggggagcagttccagagcatcgcccggggaccccatGACACCATCCATCTACCTATACACCTGTCTGTCCGTCCTTCCCCCTACACACCTGTCTGTCTGCCTATCCCCCTATGCGCCCCTCTGTCTGTCCGTCCACCCCCTACACTCTTCTCTGTCTGATTCTCTCTCGTGTTGGTTCATGCAGCTTTCGCACGGGCTCCTTGCCGTGCCAGGGCAGACGGAAGCACAATTTGGAAACTGTGACAGTTTTcgtgaaatggaattcttgtttctGGCCAGCCCCAGTGCCGGCCCTTGGGAGTCAGGCCCTGAGCAGCCTAAGCTGGGAAGTGTCCATGGCACCACTGGGCGTGTGCCTTGGTCCCCAGATCCCGTCTGGCTGAGGCCAGGAGCGCTGTCCCTTGGGCGAGCCTGGCGAAGGTTCCTGGAGTTTCCATCTTCCTGATGTTTGCAGACAACATGGCTGCATCGCTTGTCCCCCCCAGAGGCTCAGCCACGATGCGCCCCCTCCCTGAGCAGCCGGCTTCAGCCCTGAACCTCTAATCAGCCACGGGAAGGGCTGGGCTCTGCTTTGGCTGCCTGCGCTGGGCTGTTCCTTCCCAGACTTATGGACAATGAGGAGCAAGGGAGGAAGTTCACTGAATGGATCAGCTGGGAAGACAGCCAAGGGGCACGGCAAAGCACCTGGCACGGGACTATatgctgccagccctgctccatTCCAGGGTCCTCTACAGACACAGAGTGAGacgagacagcccctgccccaaagagctcccagGCTAAACAGCCCATGGGTGGGCAGGGACGTGCTTTGCCTGAGGTCCCCCAGCAGGCCTGGGACCAAGCCAGGACTATGCCATGGCTCTCgagtcccagcccagctccgcacccactaggccacgctgcctCCCGTGCGAGACCTGGCTATGGCCCTGGCATGGAACGAGCTGAGTTCTCTCCAGTGTCCGCCGGTGGATGCCACCTTCTACCCACAGCTGTCCTGGCAGAAGGGCAGGTGCTCCAGGGCCGCCGTGATGCCAGCTGTCCCCAATGCCCCTTCTAGGCGTTCGCCAGCCTTTCTCCCCCACAATGGGTGACATGCTGACTCGGTGCCCTGGGACGTTCCTCACCACACGCCATACCAGGTGCCATCCTCTGCCAGAGCAGCTGCCCATGCTCGGCCAGCCAGAGCCGCTCCCCAGACATGGGAAATTCACCTGAACCAACACCACTGCCCAGAGCCACTGGATCCCCTGCAGCTCCTCCCCAGGCGTTAGATCCCCAATGCCCATGGCCTGCCCGTTGAGGCTGTGACAGGAGCCGCATGAGCCCGCAGCGCCCTGCTAAGCGTGTACGCGGTGGCTCCGAACCAGGCCAGACGTGGGTGGTTTTTCACAGCCACAGCACAAGGTCCATCCCGAGGGCGAGCGCTTCTCCACTGAATAGCTGCAAGAAGGTTTTTTAGCACAGCCCAAGCGATGTATTTCTGCCTAGTCTCCCTTTCAAACATTTCTACAGAGACTTTCAACACAAAGCCCAGCCCGGAGCAGACCTGGCCCGGCACATTTCAGCCTGAAAGGTTGAAGTCTGGCAAAGGTAGGCACATGGGAAACCGGGGAGCACCTGGCAACATGAACTAGAAGCATGCGACCTGCCCTGCGCAACACGTGGCCCCCGTCCCACACTCTCGGTGCTCTCCTGTGTGAGCGACGTCGCTTGGCACCGCACAGTGCCCACTGCCTGGCTGAGCTCTGCCGTCTGCTCTATGGGGAAGCGTCCTCAGCAGAATTCAAGCTGCCTCCCTCGGCTGGGGCATCTTCTGCGCTGGCCTGGGCCATCTCGAAATCCGTCCAGCTTGGCGCTGCTGCCCCAGGCTCCGGCCCTGCCTCTCTCCGGGTCCTGCCCCGCTGAGCCAGGCCCCAGGCCAGAATTCCCAGCAGCATGGCCAGTACGGTGGTGATGGCCGTGATTGCGATGATTTTAGCCGTGGGGCTCTCTGGAAAAGGAGACAGAAAAGGGTTAAATTCCCTCTCTGCAAAACACCCCTGAATGTCCCTTGCAGGGTCGGTAAACGACGTtggtaaaagaaacaaaatgaaaatacgGCCCCGGTGTTTTCACTGCAGCCCCCGAGTGGGGCCCGAGAACAACCCCAGGAATTCAGGAGGAGTCTCGCTGCCACCGGGCTGCCAGGGAAGATCCTGGGCCATGTGGAGGCAACGTGGAGCTTGTCCCCATCTAGCAGCCAGTCCAGCTCTGAGCACCCAGCCTGCCTCGCTCCAATGGATTTAGGGCTGGCTTGTAAAGATATTTCCGTACCtacagatgcagataggcacctagtaggTGCACAATGCCCAACCTTCCCAGagaaccaatgggagttaggagcctccCTGTTCTGGCaattttcaaaatcccactaggcacctgtctggatctttaggtgcccaaatgcttttaaaaacctgaccCTTCCTCCTTTCATGCAGGGGTTTCGCCCGGCACAAGGGGGGACCCGATCTCGGCCGGGGGTGTTCGGTGTTTCCACAAGCCAGCTGTGAGACAGTGCAGAGAGGAGGCTGGGCCTCGGGCACGTTCAGCCAAAACTCGCTCTCGGAGATGGAACTTTTTCCGTTTGCGTTGTTTTTAAACGTACATTTCgatgaaaataaaaccaaactaaCCCTGAATTTTTCCCACATTTCCTGTGACAAACACCTGGCTTTGTGCAACCAGCTGCAGCAGACCTGTAAACTTCTGTATATGCTGCACCCCCTGGATGGGGACACCGCTGCAGGGCACTAGCGTGGGTTACGTAGCCTTCTCCCGGGGGCCACCCGGGGCCGTGCCAGATGAGACCAGCCTGGCCCTGGCTTTAGAGCGGGATTCCCTGCCTGGCTCCTTCCCTCAGTTCAGTGTTCTGAGGTTGGGGGAGAGGAGCAATTGACCCACATCCCGTTAAATGTGCGACTTGAGCTGCCAGCACCGGGTTGGTCCCCACGGCCCAGCGTGAGCCTGAACTCACCAGCCTCCTGGAGCTCCACCGCGGAGGAGCTGCTTTGCAAGAGTGGCCCACGTGGTCTCAGGTCCAGGGCTGCGTGGCAGGTGGCCTGCTGCCCGTGGTCCCATCGCCGAGGGGTGATCTCCTGGGTCACCGTGACGTCATCGGGTCCGGCCCTGGTGCGGTTCTGGAAGGTCTCCGTGTGCAGGGTCCGTCCCCCCTGGCGGAGGGTCACGGTGAGGTGCCTGACGGGCGCCACGCTCAGAACCCGGCACGTCAGGTTATAGGCctggcccagctccagctccgGGAGCCGCTCCAGCCCCACCCGCTCCGGCGCCCCTGGAACGACAGACATGGAGTCACGGGCAGCCTGAGGGCAGGAATCCAACACGGGGACCGTCCCTGCCCTATCCCCAGGGGGACAAgagcccggctcccagccccctcagcCCCTGGCTTCGGGCTGTGGCTCCTCCCGATTTCGATTTCGGTAGCTGCTCCCGGCTGGGCTGCGTTTCAAACTGCCCCCCGGGCTCTCCCCTTCAGGCAGCTCTTATCTCCCTCCTCCAGACAGGAGCCGCCCAGCTCCCCTGCGGGGCTGCCATCCGCTGGGCCCCGGCACCGCCCGGAGACATGCAGCCGGGACCGTCGCATGGCGAGGTGCAGCCCAGGCCCGGAGGCTGCAGCCGCTGCCTGCCCTGCTGCGAGGGAGGAGGCAGCTGAAATCCGTCTGCCAAACGCTGCTTCTCCCTGGGTCCGCTTGTTCCCTGGGCCTTGGCAGAACCTCCCGCCCACGCCCCCGGGGGTCGCCTGTCTCTTTCGGGGGGTGGCCGGAGCCCTGTGTCACCGGCAACTTTCCCTGGGCACCAGTCGCCACATTGGACCCGAGCTGGGGAGGGCCTGGCAGGGGTGATTCACCTACCGCTGGGGGTCAGAGCATGGCCtctcccataagagaccccaggACTCCCTACAGAGCAGGGGATGCACCCCGTGAAAGCTGCCCCCAGACCCCGGCCAGCAGCCCCGTTCTGTGAGTCACTTACGATAAACTGACACCTTCACGGCTGCCCTTTGCAGGGGAAGTAGCATATAGAGGGGCCGACGCCCACTCTTGGATATTGACAGGTGAAAACCAAGCCCAGTCTCGCTGACCGGCCGGCAGGAGCTCtaagtggggcagggggctgggatgtgGATTCCTGCCCTGCCAGGAGCCGGACTAAGACCCACCAACTCGTTCCACCCAACGGCCGCCAGAGGGTAACTACTCGCCGGTGCTGCCTGGCTTAATGGAGCGGAGCCAGTGGccccagaggggaaaggcctgtgtcccattctctgccccccgagccagccagtcccctgccctagGGCCAGATCACAGATTTGTACCCTATTTTCTGCCAGCGAGTTTCCCCTTTCTCTGGCACAGCCCTGCACCCAGAAAGTCTCCGTGGCACAAAAGCCGCCCCAGACCCCTGCAGCGGCACTTACGGTAAGCGGAGATGTTTGCAAACACCACCTTCACACGGCCACGGCAGGTGAACTGGCACTGAAAGGCCGACATCCACTCCGTGATATTTTTGAGGAGAAAGGCCACCCACCCAGGTCCATTTTTATGGTTGGTTTTGGTGAGCGAGGTCTCCAGGCTGCCCCTGGCATCAGGATCCGGGCACGTGGTGCTGCAGTTTATCCAGATGGACTCTCCATACGCCACCACGGGAGCTGCCGGCAAAACACTCACCTCGAACGAGCCCTGTGCGGCCCCTGAAATGGTAAGCGGGTCTGTCACGCTGTGGCTACACCTCTGGGGGACACAGCCCAGTGGAACTGAGAAAGCAGAACATCAAACcgcactcccttcccagagccagggagagaacccaggagtcctagctcctgGCCCCTCTGCTCTACCCAATGGACTCCGTTCCCCTCccaaagctggggagagaacccaggagtcctggctcctagcccctctgtctgctctaaccactaggccccactcctcTCCTAGTGATCCTATAAGAAGGCACCTTCATTTACAATGAGTAAAACAAATGGATGTCAGCACCTCTGCCAGTGGGGCGCTCCCAGCCCAGGCCGGTCCCGCTAGCATTTCCCTGGGGACACACAGCCTGagctggggggtgcgggggggggcacttacctggcAGCaccaggagaagcagcagccacgTCAGGCAGCCCCCGGGAGAGGGATGCTGGAGCCACTGGGGTCTCATAGCTgaggagagagggacagagagagcGGGAGCTGGGCTTGGGTTTTCCATCGGCACCGTGGGGCCGGGTCCAAGCCCACTGACGCCAACGGGAGCCTTGCCGGGGCGCCCTGGGCTGCGAGGAGGGGCGGGGCGGTGGGGACTGAGCCGCTGCAGCTGGAAATGGGGAGATGATGTGCAGGGCAGCTCAGCCCAGGGCCCGTCTAGCCCAGTGTCTGGTCTGCAGCAGAGCCCAGCCTCAGCTGCTCCAGACCCCGCTGCCAGACCGGCCGCAGGAGGCAGTGATGGGAACTCTGTGGGGACAGGTCCCTCCTGATCCCCGCTCGTTAGAGGTCAGCCCAGcgcccacccc is a genomic window containing:
- the LOC140901013 gene encoding intercellular adhesion molecule 4-like, giving the protein MRPQWLQHPSPGGCLTWLLLLLVLPGAAQGSFEVSVLPAAPVVAYGESIWINCSTTCPDPDARGSLETSLTKTNHKNGPGWVAFLLKNITEWMSAFQCQFTCRGRVKVVFANISAYRAPERVGLERLPELELGQAYNLTCRVLSVAPVRHLTVTLRQGGRTLHTETFQNRTRAGPDDVTVTQEITPRRWDHGQQATCHAALDLRPRGPLLQSSSSAVELQEAESPTAKIIAITAITTVLAMLLGILAWGLAQRGRTRREAGPEPGAAAPSWTDFEMAQASAEDAPAEGGSLNSAEDASP